The DNA window GTCACAGGGCATGCTTTATTGATCATACAGGATCGAGATGTATAGGCTCATCAAGTTGGAACGGCACTGGAGCGACATAATTAGTCATACGTGCTGAGTCCATGAAGAACTTAGCCCAAAATAGTTGGAACGGCACTAGCCAACTCTGCCTCCGCCTGAACCCTATGCCGGCCGGCACGGAACCCGGCGCGGCGCCCTCCTGGGCCGGAGGAGTGTTTGCCAGGGGATGTCGGCGACGGCAGTAACTTGCGCCCATAAAGGGAGAAGAAAATGGCCATAGCAGTTGGTGAACCTGGATCAGGTCCCAAAGCGGACATCAACATAACGCCGCTGATTGACGTCCTGCTGGTGCTGATCATCATTTTCATGGTGATCACGCCATTGGTGCCGAAGGGGCTCGACGCTCTGGTTCCTCAGCCGAACCCCGACCGGCGACCGGAAACCGCTCCCGACCCTTCCCGGGTGATTGTCGTCCAGGTGCTGTGCCCGAACCCGGCCTGCGTGACACAGCAGATCAAGATCAATGAGCTGCCCGTCAGTTGGGAGACGCTCGGCCCGCGGCTGGAGGAGATTTTCAAGCTGCGCGCCGAGAAGGTCGCTTTCGTAAAGGGAGACGAAAAGATCAACTTTGGCGAAGTGGCCCGCGCGATTGATATTATGCGGGGCGCCGGCATCGACAAGGTCGGGCTCATCACCGCCAAGATCGAAGCGGGTGAGTAGTCGCGCCTTCCCCGCCTGAGCCGGGTGCCGCCGGGGCGGGTGATCGGCGAGGCGTATTATCTATCCTTAAAGCAGGAGTCACGCATGAGACGTTTTGCCGTCCTTCTGGGTGTGGCCACACTGGCGCTCGCCGCCACCGGCTGCAACAAGCTCAAGGCTCGCGACCACCTCAACAAGGGCGTTCAGGCTTACAAGGTCGCTCAGTTTAATACCGCCATCGAACATTTCCGGCAGGCCATTGAGCTGGATCCTTCCCTCATCAACGCCCGGCTTTATCTCGCCACCGCTTACGCCAGCCAGTACATCCCCGGCGCTCCCTCCCCGGAAAACATCAATGTCGGCGAACAGGCGATTGCCGAATTCAAGAAAGTGCTGGAGATGGATCCGAACAACATCGGCAGCATCAAGGGCATCGGCGGGCTCTACTTCAACATGAACCAGATGGAGGACGCCAAGGAGTGGCAGCGGAAGCTGACCGTGCTCGAGCCGAACGATCCGGAACCCTACTACTACATCGGGGTGATTGACTGGACGCTCTCTTTCAAGCCGCGCAACGAACTGCGCAACAAGCTCAAGCTTGCCCGCCCCGAGGACCCCATCCCGGTCAAGCCGCGGCTGGAACTTGCCAAGTCAAATGGGCCGGTGGTCGAGGAGGGCATCGAAGCCCTGAAAAAGGCGATCGAAATCAAACCCGACTACATTGACGCCCTGGCCTACCTCAACCTTCTTTACCGCGAAAAAGCCGACCTGGTCGAAGCCGCCGAGCGTGCCGGCTTGACCAGCCAGGCCGACGCCATCGTCGAAAAAATCAAAGAGATTCGTGGCGGCAAGGAGGGTGCCGCCCAGTAGCTCGGTCGAGGAGACCATCGCGCTTCCTTGAGGAAAGCGTGGCCGCAGCCGGCCGGGGACCACCTTTCGCCAGCCGCATCCCGAAGAAGGTTTCCCTGCCTGCCTCCGGCAGCGAGCTCCGACCGCCGGCCCCGAATCGAGAGTACTCGCGTCCCACCTTTGCCGGTTACGACTTGCATCTTTGTCCGGGGCAAGGCCGGCGCGGCTCGAGCCCGAATCCAGTCCCGAAGCCTCGGGAGTGCCCGAGGCTCGCCCGTCACCGGGCTGGCGGGCAAATTCCCCTGGCCTGAGCTACAATATTCGAATGATGGCCAGTCGGGGCAGTTCGCTCTCCACCTCCAAGCAGGATCGGGCGACGACGGCGCGCTTTGAGGAGGTCTATAAGCAGGTCGAGGAGAGCCGCCCGGGCGCCGATCTGAGCATGCTCCGCCGGGCCTATGCCTTCAGCGCCGAGCACCACCGCCAGCAAGTCCGCGAATCGGGCGAGCCCTATCTTTCCCACCCCCTGGAAGTGGCCAAGGTCCTGGCCGAGATGAAGCTCGACGTGACGACCATTTGCGCCGGGCTGCTTCACGACGTGGTGGAAGACTCCCAGATACCCATCGAGGAAGTGAAAAAGGAGTTTGGCGCGGAAGTGGCGCGGCTGGTCGAAGGCGTCACCAAGATCAGCCGCCTCGACTTGCTCGCCCCGGAAGCCCGCCAGGCCGAGAACGTACGGAAAATGGTCCTGGCGATGGTGGAAGACATCCGGGTGGTGCTGGTGAAGCTGGCGGACCGCCTGCACAACATGCGCACGCTTGGCTTCCTCCCGGCGGAAAAGCGCGAGCGCATTGCCCGGGAAACGCTGGAAATTTACGCCCCGCTCGCTCACCGTCTCGGCATGGGCAAAGTTCGCGGCGAGCTGGAAGACCTCGCCCTGAGCTTCCTCGAGCCCGAAACGTTCCACGAACTTGCCGAAACCATGGAATCGAAGCGCAAGGTGAACGAGCGCTTCCTCGAGGAAGTTCGGGCAAGCACGCAGAAGCAGCTTGCCGAGGCCGGCATCCCCGCCAAGGTCGAAGGCCGCATCAAACGCATCTACAGCCTCTACCAGAAGATGAAGCAGCGTCTGGTGGCTCTCGATCAGGTGTTTGATCTGATGGCGGTCCGGGTGCTTACCGACACGGTCAAGAATTGCTACGCCGCTCTGGGCGTCATTCATCAGGCATGGCGGCCGGTGCCGGGCCGCTTCAAGGACTATATTGCGATGCCCCGGCCGAACCTTTACCAATCGCTGCACACCACCGTGGTGACGGCCACCGGCCAGCCCTTCGAGGTTCAGATCCGAACCCACGAGATGCACCGCATCGCTGAGGAGGGCATCGCGGCTCACTGGAAATACAAAGATGGCAAGGAAGCCTCGGCTCAAGACGATCAGCGGATTGCCTGGCTGCGCCATCTGGTCGAATGGGCGCGCGAGATGCAGCAGCCCGGCGACTTCCTCTCCACGCTGAAGCTCGACCTCTACCCGGAAGAAGTTTATGCCTTCACGCCCAAGGGCCGGATCCTTTCCCTGCCGCGCGATGCCACGCCGGTGGATTTCGCTTATGCCGTCCATACCGAAGTCGGCCACCAATGCATCGGCGCCAAGGTGAACGGCCGGATTGTCCCGCTGCGGACCCGGCTCCAGAATGGCGACGTGGTGGAAATCTTGACCCAGGCCGGCCGTGGCCCCAGCCGCGATTGGCTGAGTTTTGTCAAAACCTCCCGCGCCCGAGGCAAGATCCGTCATTGGCTTTCCGTCCACGAGCGCCAGCGGGCCATCGAACTGGGCAAGAAAATTTTCGAGAAATGCGCCAGGCGCTACGCCATTTCACTGAAAAAGTATTCGGAGCAGGATTTTGCCCGGCTCGCCCATGAGCACCATTGCCAGAATGGCGACGACCTCTACGCCAACCTCGGTTACGGCCGCTGGTCAGCCCGGCAAGTTCTCTCCAAACTGGCCGGGCGTCCCCTCGGCGAGCCCCGGCCGGAAGAAAAAGCCTCCCGGCTGGCGAGCGCGGTCAAAAAAGTCCTGGGGATTCGCGATGCCATGATCCTGGTGAAAGGTCATGGCGACTTGATGGTCTATCGCGCCAGGTGCTGCAACCCCATCCGCGGCGAGGAGATCATCGGCTACATCACTCGCGGCAAGGGCGTGGCCGTGCATGCAAGCCATTGCCGGAATGTTCAAAATTTGCTTTACGGCAGCGAGCGGAGCATTGGTGTCGAATGGACGTCCACCGGCGGAGATGCTTTCCCCGTGCGGCTGAGCCTTGCGACCGAAGACCGCCCCGGCCTGCTCAAGGAAATCAGCTCCATCATATCGGATGAGAAGCTGAACATCAAAAATCTCGAAGCGCGCACCGGCAACCAGCGGGCGCAAATCGACCTGAGCCTCGACATCATGGATCGAAAACAGCTCGAACGAATCATCGCCTCGCTCAAAAGAATCCCCGGCGTATATGACGTCATCCGCCTGCCGCGGCCTTAGCCCAGCGCTCCCCAAGGAGGTCTTGTGCGACAAATCGTTTCCACTGAGAAAGCACCCAGGGCGATCGGGCCGTATTCGCAAGCGGTGCGCGCCGGCGGATGGCTCTTCGCTTCCGGCCAGATTCCCATCGATCCAGCCACCGGCCAGATGATCAC is part of the Candidatus Acidiferrales bacterium genome and encodes:
- a CDS encoding biopolymer transporter ExbD — protein: MAIAVGEPGSGPKADINITPLIDVLLVLIIIFMVITPLVPKGLDALVPQPNPDRRPETAPDPSRVIVVQVLCPNPACVTQQIKINELPVSWETLGPRLEEIFKLRAEKVAFVKGDEKINFGEVARAIDIMRGAGIDKVGLITAKIEAGE
- a CDS encoding tetratricopeptide repeat protein codes for the protein MRRFAVLLGVATLALAATGCNKLKARDHLNKGVQAYKVAQFNTAIEHFRQAIELDPSLINARLYLATAYASQYIPGAPSPENINVGEQAIAEFKKVLEMDPNNIGSIKGIGGLYFNMNQMEDAKEWQRKLTVLEPNDPEPYYYIGVIDWTLSFKPRNELRNKLKLARPEDPIPVKPRLELAKSNGPVVEEGIEALKKAIEIKPDYIDALAYLNLLYREKADLVEAAERAGLTSQADAIVEKIKEIRGGKEGAAQ
- a CDS encoding bifunctional (p)ppGpp synthetase/guanosine-3',5'-bis(diphosphate) 3'-pyrophosphohydrolase; translated protein: MMASRGSSLSTSKQDRATTARFEEVYKQVEESRPGADLSMLRRAYAFSAEHHRQQVRESGEPYLSHPLEVAKVLAEMKLDVTTICAGLLHDVVEDSQIPIEEVKKEFGAEVARLVEGVTKISRLDLLAPEARQAENVRKMVLAMVEDIRVVLVKLADRLHNMRTLGFLPAEKRERIARETLEIYAPLAHRLGMGKVRGELEDLALSFLEPETFHELAETMESKRKVNERFLEEVRASTQKQLAEAGIPAKVEGRIKRIYSLYQKMKQRLVALDQVFDLMAVRVLTDTVKNCYAALGVIHQAWRPVPGRFKDYIAMPRPNLYQSLHTTVVTATGQPFEVQIRTHEMHRIAEEGIAAHWKYKDGKEASAQDDQRIAWLRHLVEWAREMQQPGDFLSTLKLDLYPEEVYAFTPKGRILSLPRDATPVDFAYAVHTEVGHQCIGAKVNGRIVPLRTRLQNGDVVEILTQAGRGPSRDWLSFVKTSRARGKIRHWLSVHERQRAIELGKKIFEKCARRYAISLKKYSEQDFARLAHEHHCQNGDDLYANLGYGRWSARQVLSKLAGRPLGEPRPEEKASRLASAVKKVLGIRDAMILVKGHGDLMVYRARCCNPIRGEEIIGYITRGKGVAVHASHCRNVQNLLYGSERSIGVEWTSTGGDAFPVRLSLATEDRPGLLKEISSIISDEKLNIKNLEARTGNQRAQIDLSLDIMDRKQLERIIASLKRIPGVYDVIRLPRP